The sequence CCTGCTGCAACCGGTGTACCAGCATCAGACGCCTCCGTATGCAAGTGCTCACGACGCCCCAATCGCCATCTGCAGGCCGTGTCCAAGGAAGCCCAGAAACGGACCCGACGATGCTGCAGGGTGCGGAGCACATGGAGAGAAGTGGCAGCCACAGCGGGCCAGCGAGCCCTGGCTGCGGCCATGAGCCAATCGGCGCTCGACTGAATTATTCAGAAGCGGGGTTGTCGTCAAACTGTGACTGTGGACATGGCGAGCCATTGCGGCTGCTGATTGGCCGGCTGGCAGTGGAGGGTGTCGGGCTCATGGCAAGGTGCAGCTGCTAATGCCGCTGCACGGAGAACGGCCGCGGAGCTACTGAGTTTGTCTACTAGACTAAATGTCCCAGTAAGGCGCCAGAGGAGCGGAACACACAAGCCCAAGCATGTAATTCGAAGGATCAGTCGAACTAGCAGGCTATAGTATTAGCAGGAGGTGCTACAGTAGATACTAGTACGGGGAACGAGCAGAGCTGGAGCATGAGCAATAAAAAACACAAATCAAGCCAGATAGCATTCTGATGTTTCTGACTACATACTACATGCTATGTACGTGTAATGTAGACTTGCATTGACGTTAGAAACAACGGCGGCTATACTAATAGCCATACTAGGCTCCCTACAACTAttactatgtatgtactgCTGCTCGTGACATGAACCAAGCACATACGAGACgccctttttgcctttttgccATGCTGCTAACTAGTAGTAACTAAGACCCTATGACTTGACTGGCTCTGATGGGCAACAGAATTACTTCATGTTTTCAAATGCAAAACGCCACCACATGCCTGTGCATATGtgccttattcttttatCGTAATTCGTACTCAGCGTTATTCCGTCTTTTACCCGGTTTATAACAGCTTACCTAAGGCGCGCAGTCCAGTTATCGTTCGATGCCATCAGTGATATCATATCATGACACTACTGTAGGTACTGACTGATACATGTACCTTTCACCCATGCTTGCcgtgttatatatagtaaatcgTTTGTACACGTATATCTCCCAACAAAgcatctccttttttcccccggCAAAACAACCTAAACATTCCATTCCACGTGGAATTGTGCTGTATCTGCCAGATACGGAGTAGTGCCGGCCAGCTGGAGTCAGCCCCCTGAGATTGCTTTTAACCTCATTCCCGCCCCATCTCACCAGGCAAATCCAGAGCCTGTCTCAGCAGCCCAACGTGGGTATTTTGACACCGCCTCAGACACATCGGCGAATTGCACAGACCGTATCGTCTTGTGCCTAATAAACGTGAGATTAGCTTTGGGCAAGCGTATCGCTTATCGGAAACGTAAGACACTGGCGGATCGACTGTAGCCTGTCTCGGGCCTCTACTGGCGCAACTCTAAACCGGCATCTCTAGTTCGTCCcggctttcctcttttttctcctggAAGCGTGGGGTTATGATAAGGCAGACCTCATCCTTGACCCCTTTGGTGCTGTTATTTTAAGACCTCATTGGCCCGCCTGTTTGATGAAAAGTGACGCTGTTCGCTACATTGAGTCATCAAGATGAATCACAAACCaacgccaccaccaccagttAAAAGAGTGCTGAGGCCGGTGCCTGATCACGGGGTTCGCATAGAACCGCCCAAAACGAAATCCGAAGTTCAATTTGTTCTTCCTGGCACGTTGCCGGAGCCTGGTTGGTGCTGCGTTAACCGCGTTTCCTCAGTAGACAGATTCATGTGCACAATGCTCAGTCACTTACACACTCTTCTAGAAGTCATCCGGATAAACACCGCAACAGTGTCTCAGCCGTTCCTAGAGCCGGATAAGCTGGAACAGTGGAAATGAGGAAACGAACAAAACAAGCAACTATGGCCGCCGAAATGGATATGTCGACTCGCAGATTACCGAACGAATCATGCAATCATTGAACGACTCATAACTCCAGCTTTCCTTCGGAAATCCCCACAGTTACCGACTAATGCCAAGAGAAACTCGATGTAACCCTTTTCTTTCGGTTGCGCAACGTTCGGTTGCGCAACGTTCTACAAGGGTCTATCAACTACAGCAGTTGTTACTCAAAAGAGACTTCCTCCAATATTCGGAGAAGTGGAAAGGATCCTGGCCTTGCTCAGTGTCTCAGTCACAGCGGACATTACCAATTTTCTCGTAACTGGATCGTCGAAATTGACCCCGCACAGACCATTGTAGATCGCCAACCTTCAAAACTCTGTCGCTCGTCGAAGTTAAGAgacaaaaatatataatcaCCAAGTTGGAGTAAACGAGCATAATATAGCTGCACACGAGCATagagcagaaaagaaaagaaaacatttTATCAACATGTCGCTACGACAGGCATCGTTGTTGCGCCCGCGCTTTGTTTTGCGCCACGTCAACGGCTTTGCGCTTAGACAAGGGCCTTCTTTTCACTCTATTGCAACTCGCAACCAACAAAGCCGGGCCGCAGGTAAGACGTGGTCCGAGACCGACAATACGCCGACAGTACCTTTCATCATCAACGGCAACAACTACTATGCCAAGAAGAGTTTCGACGTTGTGTCTCCTGTCACTGGCGAGGTGACGCATCGATGCGGATCTGCCTCTGTCGAGGATGCAGATGCCGCGGTCGATGCCGCAGCCGAGGCTTTCAAGACATGGAGAAGGTCAACGCCGTCGCATCGTCGTGACATCTTCCTCAAGGCTGCCGACCTCATTGAAAAGAAGGGCGATGAACTGGCCCAGATTATGTCAAGCGAGAcgggagctgctgcgccatGGGCTCttttcaacatcaacacAGCGGCTGACCTGACCAGAGATGCCGCTGGTCGCATCTCATCCATAGAAGGCTCGTTCCCTACGCTGATGGATCCTGACACAAGCGGAATTGTCCTTCGAGAGCCTTATGGCGTCGTTCTGTCTGTAGCCCCTTGGTAAGCCGCCGCCCCTTTTCACAAAGAGCCTTCCTGACCCGCCTCATCTCACAACCTGAAAACTAGGAACGCTACTTATATCTTGCCTGCTCGTTCTATGGTCGGCCCTGTTGCTGCAGGAAATACCGCCATCCTGAAAGCTTCAGAGCTTGCGCCCCGCACCATGTTTGCTCTGATATCCATCTTCCACGAGGCCGGTCTGCCCAACGGCGTCATGAACATGATTGCACACGATAGGGAGAGTGCGGCTGAGGTCACAGCAGCACTGATTGCCAACCCCCTCGTGAGGAAAGTCAATTTCACGGGCAGCACCAACGTCGGAAAGGCCATCGGAAGACTTGCTGGCGAACACCTCAAGCCGGTCCTCCTCGAACTTGGAGGCAAAGCGCCCGCCATCGTGTGGGAGGATGCAGATCTGGATTTGGCTGCCAAGAAATGCGCATTCGGCGCCTTGTTCCACGGCGGCCAGACCTGCATGGCCACCGAGCGCATCATTGTCCACAAAAACGTCAAAGCCCAGTTCCAGGAGAAGCTGAAAGCCGCCGTGAACGAGCTGTACCCTTCCAACGGCCCTGGTGCTATCCTTATCAACGAAACGGCCGTGAAGCGTAACAAGGCTCTCGTCGAAGATGCCACTTCGAAAGGCGCGACGGTGCTTCTCGGAGACGTCAGCGTTAGCGAGGCGCGCAAAGCTGAATTGCGACCTGTCCTTCTTGACAACGTGACGCCCGACATGGACATTTACAAGACAGAGACCTTTGGCCCAACGGTAGCCCTTTACGAGGTCGAGACGGAAGAGCAGGCCCTGGAGCTGGCAAACGATACCGAGTACGGCCTGACGTCTGCCGTCTTCACTGAGGATCTCAAGAGGGGACTTCGCTTCGCAAGGGGGATCGAGTCCGGGGCAGTACACATTAATGACATGACCGTCCACGATGAAGCAGTTCTGCCCCATGGAGGAACCAAGTCGAGTGGGTTTGGGCGCTTCAACGCAACGGCTGGACTCGATGAGTGGGTGAGAACAAAGACCATTACATTCAAAAATTAGTATATTGggttctcttttgttttttccttgttttgATGAAATGCGTCAAGAGACAAAAGTCAAACAAAGTGAGCGGATATTCTATTGTACTTTTACTTAATCACCTACGAGCTGGTTTGAATTAATTGAAAAAGCGCTCTACATTCACAttgacccttttttttttattgcttcACTTGATTCTTAAAAATCGTGAGCATTCGGAAAACatctgtatttttttttctattcccAAACTTCAAGAATTGAGCATATGATATATAAGAGAACGAATGCTATATAAACGTTGAGTGGGTATCAGGCTACTATTGTGTTAGCagcaaaggagagaaaaggagaaaaggcgACAAAGTAGCtgtaaaggaagaaaaaatgaacACAAATCTATCCGGTTTATCAATCGCATGCTTAATGAAGTCAATGATACACAATAAACTTTAGCAAATCCGTTTCAAACAATTTGGTCTTCCTCGCCCACACGAATTAACTTCCTACCCGCCAAATGGAAGAAGTTCTCATGTCCGAAACTGTAAACGTATAATCGAGAATAGCATATTCTGCAAAACGTGAAGAATCACAGCCACGCTCGTAGGCAGCAGTTCTGGCCAGACGGCAAGATCCAACTTACCCTCCAACCCAACGTCAATgctgaagaaaagagcaatcAGCCCTCGAACGACAAGACTAGCCACCAGCTCACAACCCCACGTAACCATGGAAGCATAAAACGTGAGGTTAAAGTCATATTGAAGAGTTTCATCCTCGGCCTTGTCAAAGGCAAAATATGGATACACTTCTTTATTCGCACCAAAATGGAGCACCAAGATGCTCCCCAGGAAGGTGGCCATGGACGTATTTTCGGCCAGAAAGCGGATGAAGAGGTTTCGAGTTTGCAGTTTTTGATAAGTCTCGTAGGTCAGCCCACTAAGGCCTAGAATTGTGAGTATCTTGTGAAAGAGGCGGGTCATCATAATGGGCGAGATGATGACCAGCCCcgtggaggagaagatttGAAGAATGATGAATTGCGACGGCGAGCGAAGCCGGGCGTACAGAGCTCGGACGTAGGTCTGATAGGTTAACATGAAATATCTGGTCAAGCGTGTCAGTGGCAGGTTCCGTCGCATTCAAAGCTACAAAGGGGAGACAAACAGCTTAAAGACCCAACTTAAAGGATAGCTCCCTACCCGCTCGCCTTCCTTGATACCCAAAACCCACCCTGTCAGGGCATCCAACAAATGCACTGTTACCACCCAGCCGTAGACGTATATAATAGTTTCAAAGTTATTGTGCGGCAACGTCCGGAGATAAATTTCAGCATACGCTTCTCCCAGAACATAGGCCATCAGCCCGATGAAGAGCGCCACGCAGAACCACAGAAACCTCACAAAGCTTGCTGGCAGCCATCGCCGTCGCAGTGTCACCCTGGTTGGCCCTGAAGGAGGCAAGACCCTCAAGACATCCTGCTCCCAAAGATCGTCTGGGAAATCGCGGCGCCGGCGTTCTCGGTTGGGGAATGAGTCGGGCTCTCCTGTCCACCATGAGGTTGTGAAGATGCGCTGTGTTTCCGATAAAGAGTGCCGTAGCCCAATGTGTCGTTCGTTTGTCATGAGAATAAGAAAAGCGATGGCGACAggcatggccatgatgatgaatgtCCACGAGACCCATGCTGTATTGTGGGCAGTGAGAAAGCGAGTACAAGGGATGAAGTACAAGGGGATGGGTACTGCGAGAGACAGGATAGCTAAGAGAAAGACTGTGACTGGAAATCCAAAAGACCGCGGCCACCTAATGACGAGTTTTGTCAGtcaagctgaagctgcatGGCCACTCCATGGGAACAGCTACCACCTACCAGTTCAATCTGTAAAGGTTAAAAACTTTGGTTATCCAGATCAACGCGCTGAGGTTGTAGAAGCCATAGTAAACAAACAGGAAGAACCAAAAGTTGACCTGCACGCGGGCCGCACCGTGACCCGGTGTCTTGCTGTCAAATGTCGCCACAGTTCGTGTAAGTCGCAGCCAAACGCTGCtctcgccgtcgccatcgtcgccatcgtccGGGAACGAGTACTGCGGGAAGGGAACTGCGCACCAGGCAACGGCCTAAGTTACACAAGCGTCAGCCTCAGCGCAACTGCAAAAGCGCTCACCCGCCGCCTATTTGAAGAGTACTCGTGGTAACATACCAGTGCCGCGGGCAGAAAAACCAGCAGTCCATACCGACTCCACCACCTGTCCACCACGCGCTTCACCGCCGACGGTCTTGGATCAACAAAGAGGTCGATGAAGTATCCCTGCCACAGCCGCTCCCATCTCGACATGCCAGCCAGAGCCTCGTCATCTCGGATGCCAGAGTTGCCTAGAGAGCCCAGGCGCGCCGCTTCGATCTCGGCCACAATCAGCGCTCCATATCCAACATGTATACTGTCACGGCCGTTTTCATAGTGGCTGGACAGCAAGCCCAACGGACTGCTCGGTCGACGTTGTCCGATGCCAGGGCGGGGAGGCACCGCTCGGTAGCGACCAAGCAACGGCGATGAGTCTGTAGGCCGCACGCGCGATTCAGTGCCTTGGGTGAACTGAAAGAAGGTGGGCATGGCAAACACGCAGGATgcacaagagagaaagaggcgcGAGGCGAGCGACGCTGCTCGTCCTTGAGCCTCTCTTCTCGAGGTTGGATCTTTGCCGGTTTACACAACCAAAACAGCTCTCGGCGGCTCGAGCGCGGTCGTGCGATGCGGCGCTTGAGACAACAGGCGATCAGATCGGGATGCGATTCGCTCACATGAGAACAAAGGCCAATATGTATAGATGACCTACAGCAGGGTCTCGTGCGCGGAGGGGCAtccctgcagctgcatgatGGGGGAAACAGGCCGCAGCTCGTGGTTGGACTGCGAAGCTGTCTCTAATCTGCGCATCCAGGCCATCCGCAGCGCAAAGGTCAGTGGCATTGGCACTAACTGCTGCACAGCTGGGCGGCAGAATGACGCGGTTGCCGCCGAAGGACCCCTGAAGCCACCTGGAGCCACCAGGCGGTGTGCCGGTAATGACATCACTAACAGCGCTACAGCAAGAGCACTAAGCTGGCGGGCAATTTAGCGGACGAAGATGCTGTGATTCCACACCTCGGTAAGGTTACCAGAGCCTGCTGACTGAGCTCTCAAGCTTGCCGCCAGGCAGGCAGTGGACGCTCGTTTATACCTACCTGTATCCAGTGCAAGTAAGTCAAGACACCTCACAATGGTTTCTTTCTTAAGAGTCTatgtatttactttattttgtCCCATATCGCGTATTATTATGAATAGGAGCCAATCTAGAAGGTCAGGCCCTTTGTTGCTGTTGACTTCATGAGTATAACGAAACAAGCAATACTTACTACGCTGTAAATGTGTCCAAATTTTGCACCCAGTTTCCAAActttctaaaaaaaaaaaaaaaaaaccatctCGCGCTTCATATTATACAAGTACAAAGAAATCCCAGAATCGAACTCATTCCCCATGTTGATCCCTTGTCTATAAGCCAAGCCTATCCTCAGCTGAGTAAAGGCGATGCAAGTGTATCTCTCAATGCCTCGATGACTCCGCACcaacagcttcttctctagATATGACTGAGGCATCGTCTGCGTCTGAGAAGCCTCCCACCACATCGTCTGAAAACGCAACCGTTTTCGTCGAGGTTGATTTACGAGAAGGCTCGAGCACGTCTCCATTCCACGGCTTGCACTCTTTGACGTGTTCTCCACACCTCAGACAAGTCCAGCCCTCGCCCTCTTCCCGGTCCAGGCGCGTCGCAATGCAGACGAAGCAGTAGATGCATCCGCAGGGAATGGCTTCGTATGGGTTGGTAACATCAGTCTGCGCCGATCCGATCACGCCGCtagatgctgccgccgccataATTTCTGATTCTGACGACGCCGCAGCGTTCTGATCCTGGTAACAGATGGCACAGGTCCTTTCTGGCAAAAAGCCGTACTCGCCGCTCGCAGTATCGCCAACTTGTTTTGTGCTGACAATATCTTTGGTTTTCCGCCAGGTGCGGCTCAGCCATCGCCTCCAACGGTTGATGCCAATCAATGGCAgaacgaagaggaggaattcGGTGAAGGCGTGCCAGACAAGCTGGCGGTTGAGGTATTCAAAGGAAACTTCGCGGCTGACGTGGCTTGTGGGAGGCGCAAGCCGCATCCGCAAAACACGGTCGAGGATCGTGCGATACTGTCCGCGGAAGAGGAATATGAGAAAGGAGACGCATGCCGCGGCAGAGTGGACTGTTGTCAGCCCAGACGTCAATCGAGATAGCCTCTGCACCACAGGGGGGGGATCGCTGTATCCATCGTCCTGGTCTACGAGCCAGTCTTCCCATCTAGTCCATGCATATTTTCCAAACACTGTGACAAGGCCGTACAGCGACTTCTGTAGCTTCGTCGGGGGTGCCAGCACAGGGCCCCCTTTTCTGGCGTCGGTGTATTTGAGGTTCTGCAGGGCCGCTCCGTACGTCGCATCGTTGTCCCAGACCGTAAGCTTGAAAAGGATGGCCCTTAGCGCCAGCATGATCTCTGCAGACCAGTCATCCTTGAGATGTCCGCCGGCATAGTACTTGAGGGCATCGCCGACTTGTCCCTTGaggagctccagcagctcttcatccaaGAGCTCGGCATCGACCTGCGCAACACGGAACGCAGGCCGAGTGTTTTCTATGGAAGAAGCCGAGTCCCACGCATTGGCAAGGCGGTTGAGCGGGTATGGCAGACGCTGCAGCTGCGTGTTCACGCGAGAGGCTTCGCGCTGAGCCGCGGTCCTGGCTCTGTGTTCGGCCTCGCGGGCCTGTCGTCGGGCAGCGACGCGCTGCTGGGCCTGGACGAAGCTCGAGTCGTTCATCAAGTCGGCATTGAGTTGCGGTTATGGATTGTCGTTGTTTGTCGCCTTGTGTCGTGTCGCTCCGTTGTGTTGTCAAGGATGCATTGCAGTGACGGCGGCTGTTGAGAGGCGCTGCGATCCGATTATGAAAGCTGAACGGCTAGATCGAATCAGCCTGAGCCGAGGTCTGGCTGGGGTGGCTTCGGCTCGTGGATCTGTGCGAGGTCGGGCCCACCAGCCGGTTCCAGCTTCCACAGCTCGATTTAGTGTGCGTGAGTTGCTTTTCTGTGAATATGGCGTCGCATTCTGGAGTATAGGCAGTATAACTTCATGTGCCGGCTAGCCATCGCAAGGCTTCTACCTAGGCAGGTCATCAGGCCCCTTGACGGCTTGTACGCGAGAACCAAGTATCATGTGATACAGTCCGTTGATCGTCTCAACTCGAATCCGCTACTACACCCAACACACTTCCAAATTAAGACCCTCCGGCGGGGTTTACATGAAAATCCTCCAGTGATGGCATCATATCCATGGGCTTCATGTTTTGTGAACACAATTTGACGCATTTTCACTCTTCCTGCTTACCATGATCTGTCTGCCTCCTATCAATAAAAGTCATCTTGTGGATGGAGCGCTGTTGACACGGCGGATACTGATATTGCCACAGCCACTTGTGCTCCCTATCAGCCATTACCGAGACTTGAGAAGCCACAAGGATGCACGAGATCCGTCAGACGAGTTGGGTCGGTAAGACTGTAAGACCCTTCATGTGCCAGCCAGACACATGGCTGGGGTCCAAGGTAATgcataaataaaagcaatgaCTTTCCCATGTCTAGGTGGTTTCTTTATCCCAACCTGCTGCTCGCAATAACTAGACTCGACTTAAACTCACGCCTTCACGAATATACGCTGTGATTCCTCTGAAGAGAGCGATTTCTCTGGACTTGTTTCGCCTTGTCTGACTCTCATCAAATTTACGATTTTAAATGGCGCGCGGTTAACCGGACTGTTGCCTGGCCATCATCTCACTTTGAAGCTGAGAGGCGTCGCGTCTGCTCAGAAAACAACGCCGTCTGTTACGATACTTGTGCTATAATCTTatcgacgaagacgaagcatGAAGTCCACCacgaacagcagcaacatctcATGTCATTCTGTCCTGGTGCCATTTGAGGGGCCCCAAGCAATACCGCCCAGCCCTCGGCCTTATACCGCCACTCATGCCTCCGCCTATACATATCGCTACCGAAGAATCCATCATAGAAAAACTCGCAATCTACCGCCTTGAGCTGCCAGCCTCGCGAACGAATCGGATCAGCACGCTCTCCCCAGGCTCTGTGAAggtcgcatcgcatcgcatctaCATACAACATACAGCACATACAGAACCCCTACAGGCACTCTTCCCACTAAATCAGCGGCTCCTCCCCCGCTACGCTCCCCATCGCGTTAGACGGCACTAAAGTAGCAGACCCGCAGACAATGCAGCCTAGCTCTAAACCGAGCTTCTTTCATCAACACCACGAGAATCCACCA comes from Trichoderma asperellum chromosome 3, complete sequence and encodes:
- a CDS encoding uncharacterized protein (EggNog:ENOG41~TransMembrane:11 (i127-146o191-214i226-249o261-282i355-375o395-416i428-446o458-480i509-530o567-587i599-619o)), with the protein product MPTFFQFTQGTESRVRPTDSSPLLGRYRAVPPRPGIGQRRPSSPLGLLSSHYENGRDSIHVGYGALIVAEIEAARLGSLGNSGIRDDEALAGMSRWERLWQGYFIDLFVDPRPSAVKRVVDRWWSRYGLLVFLPAALAVAWCAVPFPQYSFPDDGDDGDGESSVWLRLTRTVATFDSKTPGHGAARVQVNFWFFLFVYYGFYNLSALIWITKVFNLYRLNWWPRSFGFPVTVFLLAILSLAVPIPLYFIPCTRFLTAHNTAWVSWTFIIMAMPVAIAFLILMTNERHIGLRHSLSETQRIFTTSWWTGEPDSFPNRERRRRDFPDDLWEQDVLRVLPPSGPTRVTLRRRWLPASFVRFLWFCVALFIGLMAYVLGEAYAEIYLRTLPHNNFETIIYVYGWVVTVHLLDALTGWVLGIKEGERVGSYPLSWVFKLYFMLTYQTYVRALYARLRSPSQFIILQIFSSTGLVIISPIMMTRLFHKILTILGLSGLTYETYQKLQTRNLFIRFLAENTSMATFLGSILVLHFGANKEVYPYFAFDKAEDETLQYDFNLTFYASMVTWGCELVASLVVRGLIALFFSIDVGLEGKLDLAVWPELLPTSVAVILHVLQNMLFSIIRLQFRT
- the PEX2 gene encoding peroxisome assembly protein (Peroxin-2) (TransMembrane:2 (i198-219o255-276i)); its protein translation is MNDSSFVQAQQRVAARRQAREAEHRARTAAQREASRVNTQLQRLPYPLNRLANAWDSASSIENTRPAFRVAQVDAELLDEELLELLKGQVGDALKYYAGGHLKDDWSAEIMLALRAILFKLTVWDNDATYGAALQNLKYTDARKGGPVLAPPTKLQKSLYGLVTVFGKYAWTRWEDWLVDQDDGYSDPPPVVQRLSRLTSGLTTVHSAAACVSFLIFLFRGQYRTILDRVLRMRLAPPTSHVSREVSFEYLNRQLVWHAFTEFLLFVLPLIGINRWRRWLSRTWRKTKDIVSTKQVGDTASGEYGFLPERTCAICYQDQNAAASSESEIMAAAASSGVIGSAQTDVTNPYEAIPCGCIYCFVCIATRLDREEGEGWTCLRCGEHVKECKPWNGDVLEPSRKSTSTKTVAFSDDVVGGFSDADDASVISREEAVGAESSRH
- a CDS encoding uncharacterized protein (EggNog:ENOG41), which gives rise to MSLRQASLLRPRFVLRHVNGFALRQGPSFHSIATRNQQSRAAGKTWSETDNTPTVPFIINGNNYYAKKSFDVVSPVTGEVTHRCGSASVEDADAAVDAAAEAFKTWRRSTPSHRRDIFLKAADLIEKKGDELAQIMSSETGAAAPWALFNINTAADLTRDAAGRISSIEGSFPTLMDPDTSGIVLREPYGVVLSVAPWNATYILPARSMVGPVAAGNTAILKASELAPRTMFALISIFHEAGLPNGVMNMIAHDRESAAEVTAALIANPLVRKVNFTGSTNVGKAIGRLAGEHLKPVLLELGGKAPAIVWEDADLDLAAKKCAFGALFHGGQTCMATERIIVHKNVKAQFQEKLKAAVNELYPSNGPGAILINETAVKRNKALVEDATSKGATVLLGDVSVSEARKAELRPVLLDNVTPDMDIYKTETFGPTVALYEVETEEQALELANDTEYGLTSAVFTEDLKRGLRFARGIESGAVHINDMTVHDEAVLPHGGTKSSGFGRFNATAGLDEWVRTKTITFKN